The proteins below are encoded in one region of Brienomyrus brachyistius isolate T26 unplaced genomic scaffold, BBRACH_0.4 scaffold52, whole genome shotgun sequence:
- the LOC125723864 gene encoding uncharacterized protein LOC125723864 produces MEGTEAGISMMDMLNGGEENVCEVGVNVEEVKGGGGKSTGNAVEYVVSQVGRTWLEPIQEEDLEEDEETDEELQEAEDTDAATVDSWQCMAAYVARIWLQTLQEDGPEENEEADVVFQQAEDADATTLVRFQCMVASEDRSQLLTIPEEGPEEEDETEVMKTDKTKEDADAAEKIYSEEEVSFHVNAEDLSEDDTEKSHKKKKKKMKWCFFCCPLPFRRSSKRQ; encoded by the coding sequence atggaggggacagaggctggtattagtatgatggatatgctaaatggaggtgaggagaatgtatgtgaggtgggagtgaatgtggaggaggttaagggaggaggagggaaaagtacagggaatgctgtggaatatgtggtgtcacaagtaggcagaacttggctagaacccatccaggaggaagaccttgaggaagatgaagaaacagatgaggagcttcaggaagcagaagacactgatgctgccacagtggacagttggcagtgcatggcggcatatgtagccagaatatggctgcagactttacaggaagatggacctgaggaaaatgaagaagctgatgtggtattccagcaggcagaagatgctgatgctaccacactggtcaggtttcagtgtatggtggcatctgaagacagatcacagctactgactataccagaagaaggacctgaggaagaggacgagactgaagtgatgaagacagataaaacaaaagaagatgctgatgctgccgagaagatctacagtgaagaagaagtatcattccatgtgaatgccgaagatctttctgaagatgatactgagaagagccacaagaagaagaagaagaagatgaagtggtgcttcttctgctgtcccctgcccttcagaagaagtagcaagaggcagtaa